The Solibacillus daqui genome has a segment encoding these proteins:
- a CDS encoding acyl-CoA dehydrogenase: protein MNFQLSEEHQQLREMIRDFAMNEVAPTAEHRDEHEEFDRGIFDKMAELGLTGIPWPEEYGGAGFDYLAYCIAVEELSRVCASTGVTLSAHTSLAGWPIFKFGNEEQKQKYLRPMAEGKKIGAYGLTEAGSGSDAGGMKTYAVKDGDDYVLNGSKIFITNGGVADIYVVFAVTDPNSKNGTSAFIVEADFPGFSVGKKEKKLGIRSSPTTEIIFDNCRVPKENLLGEEGQGFVIAMKTLDGGRNGIAAQAVGIAQGALDAAVDYAKERVQFGKPITANQGVSFKLADMATEIEASRLLTYQAAWLESNDLSYGKASAMAKLLAGDTAMKVTTEAVQVFGGYGYTKDYPVERYMRDAKITQIYEGTQEIQRLVISRMITK from the coding sequence ATGAACTTTCAATTATCAGAAGAGCATCAACAATTACGCGAAATGATTCGCGACTTTGCAATGAACGAAGTAGCACCAACTGCAGAACACCGTGATGAGCACGAGGAATTTGATCGCGGGATTTTTGACAAAATGGCGGAGCTTGGTTTAACAGGAATTCCATGGCCAGAAGAGTACGGCGGCGCAGGCTTTGACTATTTAGCATACTGTATCGCAGTAGAAGAATTATCACGTGTTTGTGCATCAACTGGAGTAACATTATCTGCGCATACTTCACTAGCAGGTTGGCCGATTTTCAAATTCGGTAACGAAGAACAAAAGCAAAAATACCTACGTCCAATGGCAGAAGGTAAAAAGATCGGAGCATACGGTTTAACAGAGGCCGGTTCAGGGTCTGATGCGGGTGGTATGAAAACATACGCAGTAAAAGATGGCGATGATTACGTATTAAATGGCTCAAAAATCTTCATCACAAATGGTGGCGTTGCAGATATTTATGTTGTATTTGCTGTAACAGATCCGAATTCAAAAAATGGTACTTCGGCATTCATCGTAGAGGCAGATTTCCCTGGCTTCTCTGTTGGGAAAAAGGAGAAAAAGCTTGGAATCCGTTCATCACCGACGACAGAAATTATTTTTGACAACTGCCGCGTACCAAAAGAAAACCTACTTGGCGAAGAAGGTCAAGGCTTTGTTATCGCGATGAAAACATTAGATGGTGGCCGTAACGGGATTGCTGCACAAGCAGTTGGGATCGCACAAGGTGCACTAGATGCAGCGGTGGATTATGCAAAAGAGCGTGTACAATTTGGTAAGCCAATTACTGCAAACCAAGGCGTATCATTTAAATTAGCGGATATGGCAACAGAAATCGAAGCTTCTCGCTTATTGACGTATCAAGCAGCATGGTTAGAATCAAATGATTTATCATATGGAAAAGCATCAGCAATGGCAAAATTATTAGCTGGGGATACAGCGATGAAGGTAACGACAGAAGCTGTACAAGTATTTGGTGGTTACGGCTATACAAAGGACTACCCAGTCGAGCGCTATATGCGTGATGCAAAAATTACGCAAATTTACGAGGGCACACAAGAGATTCAACGCCTTGTAATTTCGCGTATGATTACGAAATAA
- a CDS encoding CTP synthase, giving the protein MTKYIFVTGGVVSSLGKGIVAASLGRLLKNRGLEVTIQKFDPYLNIDPGTMSPYQHGEVFVTDDGAEADLDLGHYERFIDINLGKHSTVTSGKVYQSVLNKERRGDYNGGTVQVIPHVTNEIKDRVQRAGRETSADVVITEIGGTVGDFESLSFLEAVRQMRRDLGHENVMYIHCTLMPYIAAAGEMKTKPTQHSVKELRSLGIQPNIIVLRTEQPVPQDMKEKIALFCDVRSSDIIESRDAEHLYEVPLNLHAQGFDQIVLDHFGINAPKADMEDWKELVQLVKNLEHKTRIALVGKYVELQDAYISVVEALKHAGYVYNSDIEIEWINAEHVTPENVQELLGQVDGILVPGGFGDRGVEGKIEAIRYARENDVPFFGICLGMQMATVEFARNVMGLEGAHSAELNKDTKYPIIDFLPDQSESTDIGGTLRLGLYPCKLKEGSVARAAYNGEELVYERHRHRYEFNNEFREAMEAAGMVFSGLSPDGKLVEIVELPEKKFFVAGQFHPELISRPQRPQSLFREFVGAAFNNRK; this is encoded by the coding sequence ATGACAAAGTATATTTTCGTAACAGGTGGCGTAGTTTCATCACTTGGTAAAGGGATTGTAGCAGCATCTTTAGGCCGCTTATTAAAAAACCGTGGACTAGAAGTAACGATCCAAAAGTTTGACCCTTATTTAAACATCGATCCAGGTACAATGAGCCCATATCAGCACGGTGAGGTTTTCGTAACAGATGATGGCGCAGAGGCTGACTTAGACTTAGGTCACTATGAGCGTTTCATCGATATCAATCTGGGTAAACACTCAACAGTAACGTCTGGTAAAGTATATCAATCTGTATTAAATAAAGAACGCCGTGGTGATTATAACGGTGGTACCGTTCAAGTAATTCCTCATGTAACAAATGAAATTAAAGACCGTGTGCAACGTGCGGGTCGCGAAACTTCTGCTGATGTAGTAATTACAGAAATCGGTGGTACGGTAGGTGACTTCGAATCACTTTCATTCTTAGAAGCCGTTCGTCAAATGCGTCGTGACTTAGGTCATGAAAACGTAATGTACATTCACTGTACGTTAATGCCGTATATCGCAGCTGCTGGTGAAATGAAAACAAAACCAACGCAACACTCTGTAAAAGAGCTACGTTCATTAGGGATTCAACCAAACATCATCGTTTTACGTACAGAACAACCTGTACCACAAGATATGAAAGAAAAAATTGCGCTATTCTGTGATGTTCGCTCATCAGACATTATCGAATCTCGTGATGCTGAACACCTATATGAAGTACCATTAAATTTACACGCGCAAGGCTTTGACCAAATCGTTCTTGATCACTTCGGTATAAATGCTCCGAAAGCAGATATGGAAGACTGGAAAGAGCTAGTACAGCTAGTGAAAAACCTAGAGCACAAAACACGTATTGCATTAGTTGGTAAATATGTAGAGCTACAAGATGCCTACATTTCTGTTGTTGAAGCACTTAAACACGCAGGTTATGTTTACAATTCAGATATCGAGATTGAGTGGATCAATGCAGAGCACGTAACACCAGAAAATGTACAAGAATTACTTGGACAAGTAGATGGTATTTTAGTACCAGGTGGCTTCGGTGATCGTGGTGTTGAAGGTAAAATCGAAGCAATTCGCTATGCACGTGAAAACGATGTACCGTTCTTCGGTATTTGCTTAGGTATGCAAATGGCGACTGTAGAATTCGCACGTAACGTAATGGGCTTAGAAGGCGCACACTCTGCAGAATTAAACAAAGATACGAAGTACCCAATTATTGACTTCTTACCAGATCAATCAGAGAGTACAGATATTGGTGGTACATTACGTCTTGGTTTATATCCATGTAAATTAAAAGAAGGTTCAGTTGCTCGTGCAGCTTACAACGGCGAAGAGTTAGTTTACGAACGTCACCGTCACCGTTATGAGTTCAACAACGAATTCCGTGAAGCAATGGAAGCAGCGGGCATGGTATTCTCAGGACTTTCACCAGATGGCAAATTAGTAGAAATTGTAGAATTACCAGAGAAGAAATTCTTCGTAGCGGGTCAATTCCACCCAGAATTAATTTCACGCCCTCAACGTCCACAATCACTATTCCGTGAGTTCGTAGGCGCGGCGTTTAATAATCGTAAATAA
- a CDS encoding response regulator, which yields MALKEILIVDDQSGIRLLLNEVFKKEGYNTHLAANGLDALKIAETVTLNCVLLDMKIPGMDGLEILARLKRMQPNLPVIMMTAYIEQHMIDSATELGVTKYFAKPFNIFEMRDEVGKILAIPEKI from the coding sequence ATGGCTTTGAAGGAAATTTTAATAGTTGATGATCAATCAGGCATTCGATTGTTACTGAATGAAGTATTTAAAAAGGAAGGCTACAACACACATTTAGCCGCAAATGGTTTAGATGCATTAAAAATAGCGGAAACAGTCACACTGAATTGTGTATTATTAGATATGAAAATACCGGGTATGGATGGCTTAGAAATTTTAGCACGTTTAAAAAGGATGCAGCCAAATTTACCGGTAATTATGATGACAGCTTATATTGAGCAGCATATGATTGATAGCGCGACGGAACTTGGTGTCACAAAATATTTTGCAAAGCCATTTAATATTTTTGAGATGCGCGATGAAGTGGGGAAGATATTAGCTATTCCAGAAAAAATATAG
- a CDS encoding acyl-CoA dehydrogenase: MNLQFTDEQLMMRNMVRDFAQTEIAPFVEQMEAGEFPRHLLKKMGELGLMGITVPTEYGGAEMDFTSYIIAINELSKVSAVMGVILSVHTSVGTNPILYFGNDIQKQKYVPKLASGEFIGAFCLTEPGAGSDAGSLKTRAVRDGDDYVLDGSKVFITNGGEADVYIVFASTNSEAGTRGISAFIVEKGTPGFIIGKDEKKMGLHGSRTVQLTFENMRIPVGNLLGNEGEGFKIAMANLDAGRIGIAAQSLGIAEAALEAATDYAKERVQFGKPIAQQQAVGFKVADMATAVEAAKLLVYRAAHLRSEGLPCGKEAAMAKLFASQAAMDTAIEAVQIFGGYGYTEDYPVERYFRDAKVTQIYEGTSEIQRIVISKHLLG; encoded by the coding sequence ATGAACTTACAATTTACAGATGAACAGTTGATGATGCGTAATATGGTTCGTGATTTTGCACAAACAGAAATTGCACCGTTTGTTGAACAAATGGAGGCGGGCGAGTTTCCGCGCCATTTGCTAAAAAAAATGGGCGAGCTTGGCTTAATGGGGATTACAGTACCTACAGAATACGGCGGAGCAGAAATGGATTTTACGTCGTATATCATTGCGATTAATGAACTATCGAAGGTCAGTGCAGTAATGGGCGTCATTTTATCAGTACATACATCAGTTGGAACAAACCCAATTTTGTATTTCGGAAATGATATACAAAAGCAAAAATACGTCCCAAAGCTTGCAAGTGGTGAATTTATTGGTGCATTTTGCTTAACTGAGCCAGGAGCGGGTAGTGATGCAGGTTCTTTAAAGACACGTGCGGTCCGTGACGGCGATGACTATGTATTAGATGGCTCGAAGGTGTTTATTACAAATGGTGGTGAGGCAGACGTTTACATAGTGTTTGCTTCAACGAATTCTGAAGCAGGGACACGTGGAATTTCGGCATTTATTGTAGAAAAAGGAACACCAGGATTTATTATCGGAAAAGATGAGAAAAAGATGGGGCTTCACGGTTCACGTACAGTGCAATTAACATTCGAAAATATGCGTATTCCTGTTGGAAATCTACTCGGTAATGAAGGGGAAGGTTTTAAAATTGCGATGGCGAATTTAGATGCTGGTCGCATTGGGATTGCCGCACAAAGCTTAGGTATAGCAGAAGCAGCGCTTGAAGCGGCAACAGATTATGCCAAAGAGCGTGTGCAATTCGGTAAGCCAATCGCACAGCAACAGGCAGTCGGTTTTAAAGTAGCCGATATGGCAACAGCAGTGGAAGCCGCCAAACTACTCGTTTACCGTGCAGCTCATTTACGTAGTGAAGGATTACCGTGTGGTAAGGAAGCAGCAATGGCGAAGTTATTTGCCTCACAAGCGGCAATGGACACAGCAATTGAAGCGGTTCAAATTTTTGGTGGTTATGGCTACACCGAAGATTACCCAGTAGAGCGCTATTTCCGCGATGCTAAAGTAACGCAAATTTACGAAGGAACAAGCGAAATTCAGCGCATTGTCATTAGTAAGCACTTACTTGGCTAA
- a CDS encoding TetR/AcrR family transcriptional regulator: MTNIDKLHVESSIKDGNKIIERRQQIVDAGVKLFKEKGFHRATTRELAKAAGFSIGTLYEYIRTKEDVLFLVCDNIFNEVTKCLSQFPADNGTITALEEAIRQYYLLIDKMPEEFTIMYQETKSLQKEAMHYILGKELEMVAIFERMLKGCVEAGSLTLSDEAIYLAANQIVIQGQSWAFRKWALQKRYTIEQYIKLQTTMFLQGIMKFE; encoded by the coding sequence ATGACAAACATAGATAAGCTGCATGTAGAATCGTCAATAAAAGATGGAAATAAAATTATCGAAAGACGCCAACAAATTGTTGATGCCGGTGTAAAGCTCTTTAAAGAAAAAGGCTTTCACCGCGCGACGACACGCGAGCTCGCAAAAGCAGCAGGATTTAGCATCGGTACGCTGTACGAATATATCCGTACAAAAGAAGATGTGCTGTTTTTAGTATGTGACAATATTTTCAACGAAGTAACAAAATGCTTATCCCAATTTCCAGCTGATAATGGCACGATTACAGCATTGGAGGAAGCAATTCGTCAATATTATTTATTGATCGATAAAATGCCTGAAGAATTTACGATTATGTATCAAGAAACGAAGTCATTGCAAAAAGAGGCAATGCATTACATTTTGGGTAAGGAACTTGAAATGGTCGCTATTTTTGAACGCATGTTAAAAGGCTGTGTCGAGGCTGGAAGTTTAACTTTGAGCGACGAAGCAATTTATTTAGCTGCTAATCAAATTGTGATTCAAGGCCAAAGTTGGGCGTTTCGTAAATGGGCATTGCAAAAGCGTTATACCATTGAACAATATATAAAATTACAAACAACAATGTTTTTACAAGGCATTATGAAGTTTGAATAA
- the rpoE gene encoding DNA-directed RNA polymerase subunit delta: protein MHDLNFRGMTDEQLAEESLIDLAYAILEDKKQAMPLNDLLKEIQKLNGISEEDLKSRLVQFYTDLNVEGRFLLNHENGWGLREWYKVETIEEETAPTIKTRKKKSKVADDEDEDLVELDEEDVLFEEDYDEFVDGEDDADDSEEEIDFVEEDIEDLDSDIDEELIDEEDDSFIVEDDDEDVEEDEDEEFEDELK from the coding sequence GTGCACGATTTGAACTTTCGTGGAATGACAGACGAGCAATTAGCAGAAGAGTCGTTAATCGACTTAGCATACGCAATTTTAGAAGATAAAAAACAAGCAATGCCTTTAAATGATTTATTAAAAGAAATCCAAAAATTAAATGGTATATCAGAAGAGGACTTAAAATCACGCTTAGTACAATTCTACACAGACTTAAATGTAGAAGGACGCTTTTTATTAAACCACGAAAATGGTTGGGGCTTACGTGAATGGTACAAAGTTGAAACAATTGAAGAAGAAACAGCACCAACAATTAAAACACGTAAAAAGAAATCAAAAGTGGCTGACGATGAAGACGAAGATTTAGTAGAGCTTGATGAAGAAGATGTATTATTCGAGGAAGACTACGATGAGTTCGTAGACGGTGAAGATGATGCAGATGATTCAGAAGAAGAAATCGATTTCGTTGAAGAAGATATCGAAGACTTAGATTCTGATATCGATGAAGAATTAATCGATGAAGAAGATGATAGCTTCATTGTTGAAGACGACGACGAAGACGTTGAAGAAGACGAAGACGAGGAGTTTGAAGACGAATTAAAATAA
- the icmF gene encoding fused isobutyryl-CoA mutase/GTPase IcmF: MGKIEVYKPKNHVRFVTASSLFDGHDASINIMRRILQGSGVEVIHLGHNRSVEEVVNAAIQEDAQGVAISSYQGGHMEYFKYMYDLLREKGAPHIKIFGGGGGVILPREINELHAYGIAGIFSPEDGRQLGLQGMINKNIEGADFSTLKGNYSELLEDLSTDTPEILANLITAAENGHDVEIEDMLELARKKSKNTPIIGITGTGGAGKSSLTDELIRRFLQEFPNKKIAILSVDPTKQKTGGALLGDRIRMNAIFNNRVYMRSLATRGSRTELSSSIGDVLDVVRVAGFDLVVVETSGIGQGDAEITKYTDLSMYVMTSEFGAPTQLEKIDMIDYADLIAINKFERKGSEDALRQVQKQYQRSRELWDESIDTMPVFGTIASQFNDLGTNSLFAALVGKINEKFGFDWHTSYEQFVKTQKQNIVIPTDRRYYLREISEAIRNYHKHAEQQAQLATKWYQLEGTKAQLAPSETALIESLNMLIEGVQNELTAETKRILNNWHALKEAYMGDELITKVRDKEIKTILRTESLSGLKIPKVALPSFKDYGDILRWVYKENVPGEFPYTAGVFPFKREGEDPKRQFAGEGTPERTNKRFHYLSKDDDAKRLSTAFDSVTLYGEDPHIRPDIYGKVGESGVSICTLDDMKKLYAGFDLCAPSTSVSMTINGPAPIILAMFMNTAIDQQVQKREQALGRTLTVDEFTETREQTLQVVRGTVQADILKEDQGQNTCIFSTEFALRMMGDIQQYFIDHKVRNYYSVSISGYHIAEAGANPISQLAFTLANGFTYVEYYLSRGMNIDDFAPNLSFFFSNGLDPEYTVIGRVARRIWAVVMRDKYGANERSQKLKYHIQTSGRSLHAQEIDFNDIRTTLQALMALQDNCNSLHTNAYDEAITTPTEESVRRAMAIQMIITKEHGLSKNENPLQGAFIIEELTQLVEQAVLEEFDRINDRGGVLGAMETQYQRGKIQEESMYYEHLKHSGELPIIGVNTYLNPNPPSDEAINNMEIARASIDEKDLQITNLQNFKAQHEATSETAIEQLKQVAKTNGNIFEQLMETVKVASLGQITNALYEVGGQYRRNM; this comes from the coding sequence ATGGGGAAAATCGAAGTATATAAACCAAAAAACCACGTTCGTTTTGTTACTGCATCAAGTCTATTTGATGGTCATGATGCATCCATTAATATTATGCGTCGAATTTTACAAGGAAGTGGCGTGGAAGTAATTCATTTGGGGCATAATCGTTCTGTTGAAGAAGTAGTAAATGCGGCGATTCAAGAAGATGCGCAAGGGGTGGCCATCTCTTCTTATCAAGGTGGGCATATGGAATACTTTAAATATATGTATGACCTACTGCGTGAAAAAGGCGCACCACATATTAAAATTTTTGGCGGCGGTGGTGGTGTAATTTTACCGCGTGAAATTAATGAGCTACATGCATATGGGATTGCGGGAATTTTTTCTCCAGAAGATGGCCGTCAATTAGGGTTGCAGGGCATGATCAACAAAAATATAGAAGGTGCTGACTTTTCAACATTAAAAGGAAATTACAGTGAGTTACTAGAAGATTTATCAACAGATACGCCAGAAATTTTGGCAAATTTAATAACAGCTGCTGAAAATGGTCATGATGTAGAGATTGAAGATATGTTAGAACTAGCACGTAAAAAATCAAAAAATACGCCAATTATCGGTATTACTGGAACAGGTGGCGCTGGGAAGTCTTCATTAACGGATGAATTGATTCGTCGCTTTTTACAGGAATTCCCTAACAAGAAAATAGCTATTTTGTCAGTCGATCCTACGAAGCAAAAAACAGGTGGGGCCTTACTTGGTGACCGGATTCGTATGAATGCAATATTTAATAATCGTGTGTATATGCGTAGTTTAGCAACACGTGGCTCACGTACAGAATTATCAAGCTCGATTGGCGATGTGCTGGATGTTGTGCGTGTAGCAGGATTTGACCTAGTCGTTGTTGAAACAAGTGGTATTGGCCAAGGTGACGCAGAAATTACGAAGTACACCGATCTTTCGATGTATGTAATGACGAGTGAGTTCGGTGCGCCAACGCAGCTTGAAAAAATCGATATGATTGATTATGCCGATTTAATAGCGATTAACAAATTTGAACGGAAAGGTTCTGAAGATGCACTAAGACAAGTGCAAAAGCAATACCAACGTTCACGTGAATTATGGGATGAATCGATTGATACAATGCCAGTGTTCGGTACGATTGCATCACAATTTAATGATTTAGGAACGAATTCATTATTCGCTGCACTTGTCGGTAAAATTAATGAAAAATTTGGCTTCGATTGGCATACATCGTACGAGCAATTTGTAAAAACACAAAAGCAAAACATTGTCATTCCAACAGACCGTCGCTATTATTTACGTGAAATTTCAGAAGCGATTCGCAACTACCATAAGCATGCTGAACAACAAGCTCAATTAGCGACGAAATGGTATCAATTAGAAGGAACAAAAGCGCAATTAGCTCCATCTGAAACAGCATTAATCGAGTCATTGAATATGTTAATCGAAGGTGTCCAAAATGAATTAACCGCCGAAACGAAGCGTATTTTAAACAATTGGCATGCATTAAAAGAGGCTTATATGGGTGATGAGCTCATTACAAAAGTGCGCGATAAAGAAATTAAAACGATTTTACGTACCGAATCATTATCGGGCTTAAAAATTCCGAAAGTGGCATTACCAAGCTTTAAAGATTACGGTGATATTTTACGCTGGGTATATAAAGAAAACGTTCCTGGCGAATTCCCATATACAGCAGGCGTATTCCCATTTAAACGTGAAGGGGAAGATCCAAAACGTCAATTCGCAGGGGAAGGCACACCAGAGCGTACGAATAAACGCTTCCACTATTTATCGAAGGATGATGATGCGAAGCGTCTTTCAACGGCATTTGACTCGGTAACATTATACGGTGAAGACCCGCATATACGACCTGATATTTACGGTAAGGTTGGCGAGTCGGGTGTAAGTATTTGTACATTAGATGATATGAAAAAGCTGTATGCCGGCTTTGATTTATGTGCACCCTCTACTTCCGTATCGATGACGATTAATGGTCCAGCACCGATTATTTTAGCGATGTTTATGAATACCGCGATTGATCAGCAAGTGCAAAAGCGTGAACAAGCACTGGGACGTACATTAACTGTTGATGAATTTACTGAAACACGTGAACAAACACTACAAGTTGTGCGCGGTACTGTGCAAGCAGATATTTTAAAAGAAGATCAAGGTCAAAATACTTGTATTTTCTCGACAGAATTTGCATTACGTATGATGGGCGATATTCAGCAATATTTCATCGACCATAAAGTACGTAATTATTATTCTGTATCAATTTCGGGTTACCATATTGCAGAAGCAGGTGCAAACCCGATTTCACAATTAGCGTTTACATTGGCAAATGGCTTTACGTATGTGGAATATTACTTAAGTCGTGGTATGAATATCGATGACTTTGCACCGAATCTAAGCTTTTTCTTCTCAAACGGTCTAGACCCGGAGTATACCGTTATTGGTCGTGTTGCTCGTCGTATATGGGCAGTTGTCATGCGTGATAAATACGGTGCGAATGAACGCTCGCAAAAACTGAAGTATCATATTCAAACATCAGGTCGAAGCTTGCACGCACAGGAAATTGATTTCAATGATATTCGTACAACATTACAGGCATTGATGGCATTGCAAGACAACTGTAATTCACTGCATACAAATGCATATGACGAAGCGATTACAACACCAACAGAGGAATCGGTACGCCGCGCGATGGCCATTCAAATGATTATTACAAAAGAGCATGGCTTATCGAAAAATGAAAATCCATTACAAGGGGCATTCATTATTGAGGAGTTAACGCAATTAGTGGAGCAAGCGGTATTGGAGGAGTTCGACCGGATTAATGATCGTGGCGGTGTCTTAGGTGCTATGGAAACGCAATATCAACGCGGTAAAATTCAAGAAGAATCAATGTACTATGAGCATTTAAAGCATTCAGGTGAACTACCGATTATCGGCGTAAATACGTATTTGAATCCAAATCCACCTTCAGATGAAGCGATTAACAACATGGAAATCGCACGTGCATCTATAGATGAGAAAGATTTACAGATTACTAATTTACAAAATTTTAAAGCGCAACATGAGGCAACGAGTGAAACGGCCATTGAACAATTAAAGCAAGTGGCAAAAACAAACGGCAATATATTTGAACAGCTAATGGAAACAGTAAAGGTTGCAAGTCTAGGACAAATTACAAATGCTTTATACGAAGTAGGTGGACAATATCGCCGAAATATGTAG
- a CDS encoding class II fructose-bisphosphate aldolase: MALVSMKDMLIKAKAEGYAVGQFNINNLEWTQAILQAAEEEKSPVILGVSEGAGKYMGGFIALVKMVEGLMESYKITVPVAIHLDHGSSFEKCKEAIDAGFTSVMIDASHHSFEENVAITKEVVEYAHAKNVSVEAELGTVGGEEDGVIGGIMYANPQECKALVEATAIDCLAPALGSVHGPYKGEPNLGFAEMEEISTLTDLPLVLHGGTGIPTKDIQRSISLGTAKINVNTENQIAATKVIREFLDNDKKTYDPRKFLGPAREAIKTTVIGKMREFGSSQKA; this comes from the coding sequence ATGGCATTAGTTTCGATGAAAGACATGTTAATTAAGGCAAAGGCAGAAGGTTATGCAGTTGGTCAATTTAACATTAACAACTTAGAGTGGACACAGGCAATTTTACAAGCAGCAGAAGAGGAAAAATCACCAGTAATTTTAGGAGTATCTGAAGGCGCTGGTAAATATATGGGTGGCTTTATCGCACTTGTAAAAATGGTTGAAGGCTTAATGGAAAGCTATAAAATTACAGTTCCAGTTGCAATTCACTTAGACCATGGTTCAAGCTTTGAAAAATGTAAAGAAGCAATCGATGCTGGTTTCACTTCTGTAATGATTGATGCTTCTCACCACTCATTCGAAGAGAACGTAGCGATTACAAAAGAAGTTGTAGAGTATGCGCATGCTAAAAATGTTTCAGTTGAAGCAGAATTAGGTACAGTTGGTGGAGAAGAAGACGGCGTAATCGGTGGTATTATGTACGCAAACCCACAAGAATGTAAAGCATTAGTAGAAGCAACAGCAATCGACTGCTTAGCTCCTGCATTAGGATCTGTACACGGTCCATACAAAGGTGAACCAAACTTAGGCTTTGCTGAAATGGAAGAAATCTCTACATTAACTGACTTACCATTAGTATTACACGGTGGTACTGGTATCCCAACGAAAGATATCCAACGTTCAATTTCTTTAGGTACAGCAAAAATTAACGTAAACACTGAAAATCAAATCGCGGCTACGAAAGTTATCCGTGAATTTTTAGATAACGACAAGAAAACTTACGACCCACGTAAATTCTTAGGCCCAGCTCGTGAAGCGATTAAAACAACAGTAATCGGCAAAATGCGCGAATTTGGCAGCTCTCAAAAAGCGTAA
- a CDS encoding DUF2529 family protein, with product MSKILTTQLTGLLQRIGQSEEEAIEETARLLAQAAIGQGTVYFATFGEMDAIAMQAELGVQRFTKFARYNDSVKLIPADRVIIFTRQANDAQVIQLAQKLHADFIPFAAVASEVASEDNELSNLAYTYISLKMRGGILPHPTKLGERIVFPHIMAALYIYEAIKMEFDEMVDDDEDEDESEITSPFA from the coding sequence ATGTCAAAAATTTTAACAACACAATTAACAGGTCTTCTACAGCGTATCGGGCAATCAGAAGAAGAAGCGATTGAAGAAACAGCACGATTACTTGCTCAAGCTGCAATTGGTCAAGGAACGGTCTACTTTGCAACATTTGGTGAGATGGATGCCATTGCGATGCAGGCAGAACTAGGTGTACAGCGGTTCACAAAATTTGCACGTTATAACGATTCAGTAAAATTAATCCCTGCAGATCGTGTCATTATTTTCACACGTCAGGCAAATGATGCACAAGTAATTCAATTAGCACAAAAATTACATGCTGATTTTATTCCATTTGCTGCAGTGGCAAGCGAAGTAGCGTCAGAAGACAATGAATTAAGCAATTTAGCGTACACATACATTTCATTAAAAATGCGTGGGGGAATTTTACCGCACCCTACAAAACTTGGCGAGCGTATTGTTTTCCCACATATTATGGCCGCTTTATATATTTATGAAGCAATCAAAATGGAATTTGATGAAATGGTAGACGATGATGAAGACGAGGACGAATCAGAAATAACTTCACCATTTGCATAA
- the fsa gene encoding fructose-6-phosphate aldolase: protein MKFFIDTANFDEIKEAYNWGILSGVTTNPSLVAKESGVNFHDRLREIAELVNGSVSGEVISLDAEGMIREGEELAAIHPNITVKLPMTPAGLQACRHFANKGIKTNVTLIFSANQALMAARAGATYVSPFIGRLDDIGQDGSELISTIAEMFAIHGIETEIIAASIRHPQHIQAAALAGAHIATTPFKVLQQLFKHPLTDKGIEGFLADWAKREGK from the coding sequence ATGAAATTTTTTATCGATACAGCAAACTTTGATGAGATCAAAGAAGCATATAACTGGGGAATTTTATCAGGCGTAACGACAAACCCATCATTAGTAGCAAAAGAATCCGGCGTTAATTTCCACGATCGTTTACGTGAAATCGCGGAATTAGTAAATGGTTCAGTTTCGGGTGAAGTTATTTCTCTAGACGCTGAAGGCATGATTCGTGAAGGGGAAGAGCTAGCAGCCATTCACCCAAATATCACAGTGAAATTACCAATGACGCCAGCTGGTTTACAAGCTTGCCGTCACTTCGCAAATAAAGGGATTAAAACAAACGTAACATTAATTTTTTCTGCAAACCAAGCATTAATGGCTGCTCGTGCAGGTGCAACGTATGTATCACCATTTATCGGTCGTTTAGACGATATTGGCCAAGATGGTTCAGAATTAATTTCAACGATTGCAGAAATGTTTGCGATTCACGGTATTGAAACAGAAATTATCGCTGCATCGATTCGTCACCCACAACATATCCAAGCAGCAGCTTTAGCGGGTGCGCATATTGCAACAACACCATTTAAAGTATTACAACAATTGTTCAAACATCCATTAACAGACAAAGGAATTGAAGGATTTTTAGCGGATTGGGCAAAGCGAGAAGGGAAATAA